From the Comamonas odontotermitis genome, one window contains:
- the hemA gene encoding glutamyl-tRNA reductase: MAVWALGINHTTAPVDIRGRFAFALDKIAPTLQSLRSSISGVHSHAGVETAILSTCNRTEIYCAAREPALDHTLRWLAQSGNLPPEALQKYTYSLQDGFAARHAFRVASGLDSMVLGEAQILGQMKNAVRAAEDAGSLGTTLNQLFQRSFAIAKEVRSSTEIGAHSISMAAAAVRLAGQLFEDLTRIRVLFVGAGEMIELCATHFAAKQPAHITIANRTLERGEKLAAQFGASTMRLSELPDHLHEYDAIISCTASSLPIIGLGAVESALKKRKRRPIFMVDLAVPRDIEAEVKDLGDVYLYTVDDLAHVVKAGQELRQAAVVQAETIIDTGVQRFVQWMDQRAPEGGAVPLIQQIHAQADVWRAAEIERAKKRLAKGEDVDAVLEALSRGLAQKMLHGTMAELHTGDADARAQTADVVSRLFLRGQRGGHQSGL, encoded by the coding sequence ATGGCAGTTTGGGCCCTGGGCATCAACCACACGACGGCGCCGGTCGATATACGCGGCCGGTTTGCATTTGCACTCGACAAGATTGCGCCGACTTTGCAGAGTCTGCGCTCCTCGATTTCGGGTGTGCATAGCCACGCCGGTGTGGAAACCGCCATCCTGTCCACCTGCAACCGCACCGAGATTTACTGCGCTGCCCGCGAGCCTGCGCTGGACCACACCCTGCGCTGGCTGGCCCAAAGCGGCAATCTGCCGCCCGAGGCGCTGCAGAAATACACCTATTCCCTGCAGGACGGCTTTGCCGCGCGCCACGCCTTCCGCGTGGCCAGCGGGCTCGACTCCATGGTGCTGGGCGAGGCGCAGATTCTCGGCCAGATGAAAAATGCCGTGCGTGCCGCCGAAGACGCCGGCTCGCTGGGCACCACCCTCAACCAGCTCTTTCAGCGTAGCTTTGCAATCGCCAAGGAAGTGCGCTCATCCACGGAGATCGGCGCGCACAGCATCAGCATGGCGGCAGCGGCCGTGCGCCTGGCAGGCCAGCTGTTCGAGGATCTCACCAGGATCCGCGTCCTGTTTGTCGGCGCAGGCGAGATGATCGAGCTATGCGCCACGCACTTTGCGGCCAAGCAGCCCGCGCACATCACCATCGCCAACCGCACCCTGGAGCGCGGCGAAAAGCTGGCCGCGCAGTTTGGCGCCAGCACCATGCGCCTGTCCGAGTTGCCCGATCACCTGCACGAGTACGACGCCATCATCAGCTGCACAGCGTCCAGCCTGCCCATCATTGGCCTGGGCGCCGTGGAAAGCGCGCTCAAAAAGCGCAAGCGCCGCCCGATCTTCATGGTCGATCTGGCCGTGCCGCGCGATATCGAAGCCGAGGTCAAAGACCTGGGCGATGTGTATCTCTACACCGTGGACGACCTGGCCCATGTCGTCAAGGCCGGGCAGGAGCTGCGCCAGGCAGCCGTGGTGCAGGCCGAAACCATCATCGACACCGGCGTGCAGCGCTTTGTGCAATGGATGGACCAGCGCGCCCCAGAGGGCGGCGCGGTACCACTCATCCAGCAGATTCATGCACAGGCCGACGTCTGGCGCGCAGCCGAGATAGAACGCGCCAAAAAGCGCCTGGCCAAGGGCGAAGATGTGGATGCCGTGCTCGAAGCCCTCTCGCGCGGCCTTGCGCAGAAGATGTTGCACGGCACCATGGCCGAGCTGCACACGGGCGACGCCGATGCACGCGCACAGACCGCCGATGTGGTCTCACGCCTCTTTCTGCGTGGCCAGCGCGGCGGCCACCAATCCGGCTTGTAG
- the prfA gene encoding peptide chain release factor 1 — translation MKDFLRQQLERYVERLKELDFLLSREDIMANMPQFMKLSREHTDVAAVAERYARFVQVESDIAGARDMLADPDMADMAQEEITNGEAELEQLAAQLQRMLLPKDPDDARPAFVEVRAGTGGDESALFAGDITRMYTRYAERMGWKVEIMSANEAELGGYKEVVLRIDGGDNVYGTLRFESGGHRVQRVPATETQGRIHTSACTVAVMPEPDEQQAITLNPADLRIDTFRASGAGGQHINKTDSAVRVVHLPTGIVAECQDGRSQHSNKAKALQVLQARIQEKERSERAAKEAAMRKGLIGSGDRSDRIRTYNFPQGRCTDHRINLTLYKLSFIMDGDLKELMDALQSEREAELLAELEVNQ, via the coding sequence ATGAAAGACTTCCTCCGCCAACAGCTGGAACGCTATGTCGAACGCCTCAAGGAGCTGGATTTCCTGCTCTCGCGCGAAGACATCATGGCCAACATGCCGCAGTTCATGAAGCTCTCGCGCGAGCACACCGATGTGGCAGCCGTGGCCGAACGCTATGCACGCTTTGTGCAGGTGGAATCGGACATTGCAGGTGCCCGCGACATGCTGGCCGACCCGGACATGGCCGACATGGCGCAGGAAGAGATCACCAACGGCGAGGCCGAGTTGGAGCAACTAGCGGCTCAGCTGCAGCGCATGCTGCTGCCCAAGGATCCGGACGATGCCCGCCCCGCCTTCGTCGAAGTGCGGGCAGGCACGGGCGGCGACGAATCGGCGCTGTTTGCCGGCGACATCACCCGCATGTACACGCGCTACGCCGAACGCATGGGCTGGAAGGTCGAGATCATGAGCGCCAACGAGGCAGAACTCGGTGGCTACAAGGAAGTGGTGCTGCGCATTGACGGCGGTGACAACGTATACGGCACCCTGCGTTTTGAAAGCGGCGGCCACCGCGTGCAGCGCGTCCCCGCCACCGAAACGCAGGGCCGCATCCACACCAGCGCCTGCACCGTGGCCGTGATGCCCGAGCCCGACGAGCAGCAGGCCATCACCCTGAACCCGGCCGACCTGCGCATTGATACCTTCCGCGCCAGCGGCGCAGGCGGCCAGCACATCAACAAAACCGATTCGGCCGTGCGCGTGGTGCACTTGCCCACCGGCATCGTTGCCGAATGCCAGGACGGCCGCAGCCAGCACAGCAACAAGGCCAAGGCGCTGCAGGTGCTGCAGGCGCGCATCCAGGAAAAGGAGCGCAGCGAGCGCGCCGCCAAGGAAGCGGCCATGCGCAAGGGCCTGATCGGCTCGGGCGACCGCAGCGACCGCATCCGCACCTACAACTTTCCACAAGGCCGCTGCACCGACCACCGCATCAATCTGACCCTGTACAAACTGAGTTTCATCATGGATGGCGACCTGAAGGAGTTGATGGACGCCCTGCAATCGGAGCGCGAGGCCGAGCTGCTGGCCGAGCTGGAAGTCAACCAGTAA
- a CDS encoding PEP/pyruvate-binding domain-containing protein — translation MFTHRPGIAIRSALCVALALAASGTSAQLARKPSMYEDGRAAGTAAPQELMARPAGTPTPSQAMGNHSSQPFAAALHSQAEFDQFARVYNTGTPLAQPHVIFVIDRQARPAPRLYFINTPRFQLHDRFLREQGLLVGGKEALNRNYRDAGRRFILGTLSWQPQIDGFVYEFWEGDQLTATLLRETEARLQGSFFAPVRFKANSSAQEQVAAGAGIAPVTQSALIGQQRFLPLNPGQAVGRLRLVDDIDQARDLLPSDIVVLRQVPITLPPVAGVVTEQPSTMVSHVNLLARGWGVPNAYVRDASRVLATHNGQWVQLTVGAKDYQLRAATADERENAIQKSALKRSVAGASIHKDTRTTALQPLAALRAQNRSQCGAKAANLGEVRHAAIAGISVPDGFCVPFGSYTSAMQRFGLAEKMARMQQQPGFDSDAAVRRTALAALRTEIEQMPLDATLTQHLQARWASQLQTAGVFVRSSSSSEDLPGFSGAGLYTTVPNVKGEAALLDAVRKVWASVFNFEAWEARHAAGIAQDAVAMAVLVQKAVDSEASGVMVTRDPLGGTPHSVFIAAKRGIGIRVVEGRRVAEQVLYSRRSRAVQVLSRSAEDTELRLAPGGGVQEVAVAQRQVLTDALVQRLADAGAAIEARFGARTQDIEWAVAGDRILILQSRPFVQSARN, via the coding sequence ATGTTCACCCACCGCCCCGGTATTGCCATACGCTCGGCGTTGTGCGTTGCATTGGCACTGGCTGCCAGTGGCACCTCTGCCCAGTTGGCGCGCAAGCCATCCATGTACGAAGACGGTCGCGCGGCTGGCACCGCCGCGCCGCAGGAGCTGATGGCGCGGCCTGCAGGCACGCCGACGCCCTCGCAAGCCATGGGCAATCACAGCAGCCAGCCTTTTGCGGCAGCGCTGCATAGCCAGGCGGAGTTTGACCAGTTCGCCCGCGTCTACAACACAGGCACGCCGCTGGCCCAGCCCCATGTCATCTTTGTGATCGATCGCCAGGCCCGGCCGGCACCTCGCCTGTATTTCATCAACACCCCCCGTTTTCAGTTGCATGACCGCTTTCTGCGCGAGCAAGGCCTGCTCGTGGGCGGCAAGGAGGCATTGAACCGCAACTACCGTGACGCCGGCCGCCGCTTCATTCTGGGCACGCTCAGCTGGCAGCCGCAGATCGATGGCTTTGTGTACGAGTTCTGGGAAGGCGATCAGTTGACCGCCACCCTGCTGCGCGAGACCGAAGCCCGGCTGCAAGGCAGCTTTTTTGCGCCCGTGCGCTTCAAGGCCAACTCCAGCGCGCAGGAACAGGTGGCTGCCGGCGCGGGCATCGCGCCGGTCACGCAAAGCGCCCTGATCGGACAGCAACGCTTCTTGCCGCTGAACCCAGGCCAGGCCGTAGGCCGCCTGCGCCTGGTGGACGATATCGACCAGGCGCGCGACCTGCTGCCCAGCGACATCGTCGTGCTGCGCCAGGTGCCCATCACCCTGCCACCCGTCGCTGGCGTGGTGACCGAGCAGCCCTCCACCATGGTCTCGCACGTCAACCTGCTCGCCAGGGGCTGGGGGGTGCCCAATGCCTATGTGCGCGATGCCAGCCGCGTGCTGGCGACCCACAACGGCCAATGGGTACAGTTGACCGTAGGCGCCAAGGACTACCAGCTGCGTGCCGCAACGGCCGACGAGCGCGAGAACGCCATCCAGAAATCGGCGCTCAAGCGCAGCGTTGCGGGCGCCAGCATCCACAAGGACACGCGAACGACCGCCCTGCAGCCGCTGGCTGCCCTGCGCGCGCAAAATCGCAGCCAATGCGGTGCCAAGGCCGCCAATCTGGGCGAGGTGCGACATGCCGCCATAGCGGGCATCAGTGTGCCGGACGGCTTTTGCGTGCCCTTTGGCAGCTATACCAGTGCCATGCAACGCTTTGGCCTGGCAGAAAAAATGGCGCGCATGCAGCAGCAGCCCGGCTTTGACAGCGACGCCGCCGTGCGCCGCACTGCTTTGGCAGCGCTGCGCACCGAGATCGAGCAGATGCCGCTGGACGCCACCCTCACCCAGCATCTGCAGGCACGCTGGGCCAGCCAGTTGCAGACAGCAGGCGTGTTCGTACGCAGCTCATCCAGTTCGGAAGATCTGCCCGGCTTTAGCGGAGCGGGCCTCTACACCACCGTGCCCAACGTGAAGGGCGAAGCCGCGCTGCTGGACGCCGTGCGCAAGGTATGGGCCTCGGTCTTCAATTTCGAGGCCTGGGAGGCGCGCCACGCCGCAGGCATTGCGCAGGACGCCGTCGCCATGGCCGTGCTGGTGCAAAAGGCGGTGGATTCTGAGGCCTCGGGCGTGATGGTGACGCGCGACCCACTGGGTGGCACGCCACACAGCGTTTTCATTGCTGCCAAGCGCGGCATCGGCATCCGCGTGGTGGAGGGCCGCCGCGTGGCCGAGCAGGTGCTGTACTCGCGCCGCAGCCGCGCCGTGCAGGTACTCAGCCGATCTGCCGAAGACACCGAACTGCGCCTTGCACCCGGTGGTGGCGTGCAGGAAGTGGCAGTGGCACAGCGCCAGGTGCTGACGGATGCACTGGTGCAACGCCTGGCAGATGCAGGTGCGGCGATCGAAGCGCGCTTTGGCGCGCGCACGCAGGACATCGAATGGGCCGTGGCCGGAGACCGTATCCTGATCCTGCAATCCAGGCCTTTTGTGCAGTCTGCGCGCAACTAG
- the prmC gene encoding peptide chain release factor N(5)-glutamine methyltransferase gives MNASTPMTVAQALAQAAAQGIARIDAQMLLLHLCGQPTHSRAWLITHDGDALTAEQAAQWQQLLQRRANGEPVAYLTGHKGFYGLDLAVDARVLDPRPDTETLVDWALELLPDNGEAPPQLRLADLGTGSGAIALALQHERPAAEVWAVDASLDAIAVARANAARLQLPVHFAHSHWLSALQGDFDAIVTNPPYIRDDDPHMPALRHEPRQALTSGADGLDDIRHIVNTAPQYLRSGGWLLIEHGWDQAGDVRALLTARGFAQIQSRKDLAGIERASGGQWTSVK, from the coding sequence ATGAATGCATCCACACCCATGACGGTTGCGCAGGCGCTGGCCCAGGCAGCTGCCCAAGGCATCGCGCGCATCGATGCGCAGATGCTGCTGCTGCACCTGTGCGGCCAGCCCACACACAGCCGAGCCTGGCTCATCACCCATGACGGCGATGCCTTGACCGCCGAGCAGGCGGCCCAGTGGCAGCAGTTGCTGCAACGCCGCGCAAACGGCGAGCCCGTCGCCTACCTGACCGGCCACAAAGGCTTTTACGGACTGGATCTGGCGGTGGACGCCCGTGTGCTGGACCCGCGCCCTGACACCGAAACCCTGGTGGACTGGGCACTGGAGCTACTGCCCGACAACGGGGAAGCCCCCCCACAGCTGCGCTTGGCCGATCTGGGCACGGGCAGCGGTGCCATTGCACTGGCCCTGCAGCATGAGCGGCCCGCCGCCGAGGTGTGGGCGGTGGATGCGAGCCTCGATGCGATTGCGGTCGCCAGGGCCAATGCGGCGCGGCTGCAATTGCCCGTCCACTTTGCCCACAGCCACTGGCTGTCGGCGCTGCAAGGCGACTTTGATGCCATCGTCACCAACCCGCCCTATATCCGCGATGACGACCCGCACATGCCCGCGCTGCGCCACGAGCCGCGCCAGGCCCTGACGAGCGGTGCCGACGGCCTGGACGATATCCGCCACATCGTGAACACCGCGCCACAGTACCTGCGAAGCGGCGGGTGGCTGTTGATCGAGCATGGCTGGGACCAGGCGGGCGATGTTCGCGCCTTGCTCACAGCACGGGGTTTTGCCCAGATACAAAGCCGCAAGGACCTTGCTGGCATCGAGCGCGCCAGCGGCGGACAATGGACTTCCGTGAAATAA
- the grxD gene encoding Grx4 family monothiol glutaredoxin, with protein sequence MSDTQQRIDQLVKGNDIVLFMKGTASFPQCGFSGRAVQILKASGVDARNITTVNVLEDPEIREGIKNYSQWPTIPQLYVKGEFIGGSDIMMEMYESGELQQLVAAA encoded by the coding sequence ATGAGCGATACCCAACAACGCATCGACCAACTGGTCAAGGGCAATGACATCGTGCTGTTCATGAAGGGAACAGCCAGCTTTCCACAGTGCGGCTTCTCCGGCCGCGCCGTGCAGATCCTCAAGGCCAGCGGCGTTGATGCCAGGAACATCACCACCGTGAACGTGCTGGAAGATCCCGAAATCCGCGAAGGCATCAAGAACTACAGCCAGTGGCCCACCATTCCCCAGCTGTACGTGAAGGGCGAATTCATCGGTGGCTCGGACATCATGATGGAAATGTACGAATCGGGTGAATTGCAGCAACTGGTGGCTGCGGCCTGA
- a CDS encoding hemolysin family protein → MNVTQSLLTIALLIALSAFFSTAEISLAASRRLRLRQMVDDGDARAALVIRTQEQPGEYFTVAQIGVNAVAILGGVVGEGALTPFFAAWTEPWLGTERAATVGFLASFTLVTSLFILLADLLPKRLSMTEPERLAVLVCRPMQWLTVVFKPLVWLFNRLATGLTQLLGLPTVRDERITSEDILALTEVGAKTGLLAIGEQQVIANVFELDSRTVGSAMTQRDRIAFFYQDDSDDIIRARIAEEPFSTYPVCVGDIDHVVGYVDAKDLFQRVLNNQPIKLTDEALVHKALVVPDRLTLAEVLTQFRQAHEDFAIIVNEYSLVVGVVTLNDVMSTVMGDLVGPSDEELIVRRDETSWLIDGITPIEDVERALLLNELPHAEEYETLAGFLMVMLRRIPRRTDKVVWGKYQFEVMDVDSYRVDQVLVTVVDPNKVPDTPVPPSTPPVA, encoded by the coding sequence ATGAATGTGACGCAGAGCCTCCTCACCATTGCCTTGCTGATTGCCCTCAGCGCCTTTTTCTCCACAGCGGAGATTTCGCTGGCTGCTTCGCGCCGCCTGCGGTTGCGGCAAATGGTGGACGATGGCGATGCGCGGGCTGCCCTTGTCATCCGCACACAAGAGCAGCCAGGCGAATATTTCACCGTGGCGCAGATCGGCGTCAACGCAGTCGCCATTCTGGGCGGCGTGGTCGGTGAAGGCGCGCTTACCCCCTTCTTTGCAGCATGGACCGAGCCTTGGCTGGGTACCGAGCGCGCCGCCACCGTTGGGTTTCTCGCCTCGTTCACCCTGGTGACTTCTCTGTTCATCCTGCTGGCCGACCTGCTGCCCAAGCGCCTGTCGATGACTGAGCCCGAGCGCCTGGCCGTGCTGGTGTGCCGGCCCATGCAGTGGCTCACGGTAGTGTTCAAGCCGCTGGTGTGGCTTTTCAACCGGCTGGCCACAGGCCTCACACAGCTCCTGGGCCTGCCCACGGTGCGGGACGAGCGCATCACCTCCGAAGACATCCTCGCGCTGACCGAAGTGGGCGCCAAGACCGGCCTGCTCGCCATCGGAGAGCAGCAGGTGATCGCCAATGTGTTCGAGCTTGACTCGCGCACCGTGGGCTCAGCCATGACGCAGCGCGATCGCATTGCCTTCTTCTACCAGGACGACAGCGACGACATCATTCGCGCCCGCATCGCCGAAGAGCCGTTTTCCACCTACCCGGTATGCGTGGGCGACATCGACCATGTGGTGGGCTATGTCGATGCCAAGGATCTGTTCCAGCGCGTGCTGAACAACCAGCCCATCAAGCTGACCGACGAGGCGCTGGTGCACAAGGCGCTGGTGGTGCCCGACCGGCTGACGCTGGCCGAGGTGCTCACCCAGTTCCGCCAGGCGCACGAGGATTTCGCCATCATCGTCAACGAATACAGCCTGGTGGTTGGCGTTGTCACGCTGAACGATGTGATGAGCACCGTGATGGGTGACCTGGTCGGCCCGTCGGATGAAGAGCTGATCGTGCGCCGTGACGAGACATCATGGCTGATCGATGGCATCACACCCATCGAGGATGTGGAACGCGCCCTGCTGCTGAACGAGTTGCCGCATGCCGAAGAGTACGAGACCCTGGCGGGTTTCCTGATGGTGATGCTGCGCCGCATCCCCCGCCGCACGGACAAGGTTGTCTGGGGCAAGTACCAGTTCGAGGTGATGGACGTGGACAGCTACCGCGTCGACCAGGTGCTGGTGACCGTGGTCGATCCCAACAAGGTACCCGACACGCCGGTGCCGCCGTCCACGCCACCGGTCGCCTGA
- a CDS encoding lytic transglycosylase domain-containing protein: protein MTGSSIVSSAGVSRRAAMASLLAGPGAWLAAPQAAHAGGQLEEPLIDSVRSALSAAINSAAPPEPVFVSTEAKIRYLRWLGSMSDRLRRRKPDWEVRRDFLQTVWYEAKRARLDESLVLGLVQVESGFRKYAMSNVGARGYMQVMPFWTRVIGDGDPGKLFHMQTNLRFGCVILRHYIDRENGDLFMALGRYNGSRGKDTYPNLVYGAQRQWLFENKTEA from the coding sequence ATGACGGGTTCGTCCATTGTTTCATCCGCAGGTGTATCGCGCCGCGCGGCCATGGCGTCGCTGCTGGCGGGGCCGGGCGCGTGGCTGGCTGCACCACAGGCTGCGCATGCGGGCGGCCAGCTGGAAGAGCCCCTGATCGACTCCGTGCGCTCGGCTCTCAGTGCCGCCATCAACAGTGCAGCACCTCCCGAGCCGGTGTTCGTCTCGACCGAAGCCAAGATACGCTACCTGCGCTGGCTTGGCTCGATGAGCGACCGCTTGCGCCGCCGCAAGCCCGATTGGGAAGTGCGCCGCGATTTCCTGCAGACCGTGTGGTATGAGGCCAAGCGTGCGCGTCTTGACGAATCGCTGGTGCTCGGGCTCGTGCAGGTGGAAAGCGGTTTTCGCAAGTACGCCATGTCCAACGTGGGCGCACGCGGCTACATGCAGGTGATGCCTTTCTGGACGCGGGTGATCGGCGACGGCGATCCAGGCAAGCTGTTCCACATGCAGACCAACCTGCGTTTTGGCTGTGTCATCCTGCGCCACTACATCGACCGTGAAAACGGCGATCTGTTCATGGCCCTGGGCCGCTACAACGGCAGCCGAGGCAAGGATACCTATCCCAACCTCGTGTACGGCGCGCAGCGCCAATGGCTGTTTGAAAACAAAACGGAAGCCTGA
- a CDS encoding proline--tRNA ligase: MKASQFLISTLKEAPADAEIVSHQLMTRAGMIKKLGAGIYNYMPMGLRVIRKVEAIVREEMNRAGAIEVSMPVVQPAELWQETGRFEKMGPELLRIQDRHERDFVIQPTSEEVVTDIARQEFKSYKQLPKNLYQIQTKFRDERRPRFGLMRGREFIMKDAYSFDKDRDAAQISYQTMRAAYRRIFDRFGLQYRAVRADSGAIGGDLSEEFQVIAATGEDAIVYCPDSDYAANIEKAEALAPVQARPAAAQAMAKTATPGKSTCADVAELLKLPLQNTVKSLVLATDERNEAGDIVKTQVWLLLLRGDHDMNEIKVGKVPGLADFRFATVAEIEDHFGCQPGYLGPVNLKKPVKLVVDRDVAVMADWVCGANEADYHLTGVNFGRDLPEPEVVADLRNVVAGDKSPDGKGELLIERGIEIGHVFYLGTKYSKAMKATFLAENGKPAEFEMGCYGIGVTRLPAAAIEQNHDERGIIWPDAIAPFTVVVCPIGMDRSEAVKTAAEKLHADLLAAGVDVILDDRGERPGAMFADWELIGVPHRVVLGDRGLQEGMVEYQHRRDTAATKVAVADVLGFVTSRIQKS, translated from the coding sequence ATGAAAGCTTCGCAATTTCTCATCTCGACCTTGAAGGAAGCGCCTGCGGACGCTGAAATCGTCAGCCACCAGCTGATGACCCGCGCCGGCATGATCAAAAAGCTCGGTGCAGGCATCTACAACTACATGCCGATGGGGCTGCGTGTGATCCGCAAGGTCGAAGCCATCGTGCGCGAAGAGATGAACCGTGCAGGCGCCATCGAGGTATCGATGCCCGTGGTGCAACCGGCAGAGCTGTGGCAGGAAACCGGCCGTTTCGAGAAGATGGGCCCCGAGTTGCTGCGCATCCAGGACCGCCACGAGCGCGATTTTGTGATCCAGCCCACCAGCGAAGAGGTGGTGACCGATATCGCCCGCCAGGAGTTCAAGAGCTACAAGCAGCTGCCCAAGAACCTCTACCAGATCCAGACCAAGTTCCGCGACGAGCGTCGCCCCCGCTTTGGCCTGATGCGTGGCCGCGAGTTCATCATGAAGGACGCCTACTCCTTCGACAAGGACCGCGATGCCGCCCAGATCAGCTACCAGACCATGCGCGCCGCTTATAGGCGCATCTTCGACCGCTTCGGTCTGCAGTACCGTGCCGTGCGTGCCGACAGCGGCGCCATCGGAGGCGACTTGAGCGAAGAATTTCAGGTGATTGCCGCCACGGGTGAAGACGCCATCGTCTACTGCCCTGACAGCGACTACGCGGCCAACATCGAAAAGGCCGAGGCTCTGGCACCTGTGCAGGCGCGCCCCGCTGCCGCCCAGGCCATGGCCAAGACCGCCACGCCCGGCAAGAGCACCTGCGCTGATGTGGCAGAGCTTTTGAAGCTGCCCCTGCAGAACACCGTCAAATCGCTGGTGCTGGCGACCGACGAGCGCAACGAGGCGGGTGATATCGTCAAAACCCAGGTCTGGCTGCTGCTGTTGCGCGGCGACCATGACATGAACGAGATCAAGGTTGGCAAGGTGCCGGGCTTGGCGGATTTCCGCTTTGCGACGGTGGCCGAGATTGAAGACCATTTTGGCTGCCAGCCTGGTTACCTGGGCCCGGTCAATCTGAAGAAGCCCGTCAAGCTGGTGGTAGACCGCGATGTAGCCGTGATGGCCGACTGGGTCTGCGGAGCCAATGAGGCCGATTACCATTTGACAGGTGTTAACTTTGGCCGCGATCTGCCCGAGCCTGAGGTGGTGGCTGACCTGCGCAATGTGGTGGCTGGCGACAAATCGCCCGACGGCAAGGGCGAGCTACTGATCGAGCGCGGCATCGAGATCGGTCATGTGTTCTACCTCGGCACCAAGTACTCCAAGGCAATGAAGGCGACCTTCCTGGCCGAGAACGGCAAGCCTGCCGAATTCGAGATGGGCTGCTACGGCATTGGCGTCACACGCCTGCCAGCTGCCGCCATCGAACAGAATCATGACGAGCGCGGCATCATCTGGCCCGACGCGATTGCGCCGTTCACCGTGGTGGTCTGCCCCATCGGCATGGACCGCAGCGAAGCCGTGAAGACTGCGGCTGAAAAGCTACACGCAGACTTGTTGGCTGCGGGCGTGGATGTGATACTGGACGACCGTGGCGAGCGCCCTGGCGCCATGTTTGCCGACTGGGAGCTAATCGGCGTGCCCCACCGCGTGGTGCTGGGTGACCGCGGTTTGCAGGAAGGCATGGTGGAGTACCAACACCGCCGGGATACCGCCGCCACCAAGGTGGCCGTGGCTGACGTGCTGGGCTTTGTCACCAGCCGTATTCAAAAATCTTAA
- the proB gene encoding glutamate 5-kinase, with amino-acid sequence MASNVLRDARRIVVKVGSSLVTNEGKGLDEGAITEWSRQLAALVHGDDGIKREVIMVSSGAVAEGMKRLGWHQRPKEIHELQAAAAVGQMGLVQMYETKLREQNLGSAQVLLTHADLADRERYLNARVTLLTLLQLGVVPVINENDTVVNDEIKFGDNDTLGALVANLVEADALVILTDQKGLYTADPRKNPDAQFVHEAQAGDLKLEAMAGGAGSGIGKGGMLTKILAAKRAAGSGASTVIAWGREQNALLRLVAGEAIGTLLVADTHKNQARKQWMMDHLQMHGYVTVDAGAAQKLRSEGKSLLPIGMVSVHGEFSRGEVIGVRDPEGIELARGLANYGSTEARRLCRKPSGEFEQLLGYTGEPEMLHRDNMVLTGH; translated from the coding sequence ATGGCATCGAATGTTCTGCGCGACGCACGTCGCATCGTGGTCAAGGTCGGCTCCAGTCTGGTCACCAACGAAGGCAAAGGCCTGGATGAAGGCGCCATCACTGAATGGAGCCGCCAGCTTGCGGCCCTGGTGCATGGCGATGACGGCATCAAGCGCGAAGTCATCATGGTCTCCAGCGGGGCCGTTGCCGAGGGCATGAAGCGTCTGGGCTGGCACCAGCGCCCCAAGGAGATTCATGAGCTGCAGGCCGCTGCTGCCGTCGGCCAGATGGGTCTCGTGCAGATGTACGAAACCAAGCTGCGCGAACAGAATCTGGGTAGCGCCCAGGTGCTGCTGACGCACGCCGATCTGGCAGACCGCGAGCGCTACCTGAACGCGCGTGTCACGCTCCTGACCTTGCTACAACTGGGCGTGGTGCCGGTGATCAATGAGAACGACACCGTGGTCAACGACGAAATCAAGTTTGGCGACAACGACACCCTGGGTGCGCTGGTGGCCAACCTGGTGGAAGCCGATGCACTGGTGATCCTGACAGACCAAAAGGGCCTCTACACCGCTGATCCACGCAAGAACCCCGATGCCCAGTTCGTGCACGAGGCGCAGGCGGGCGATCTGAAGCTGGAGGCGATGGCGGGCGGCGCCGGCTCCGGCATCGGCAAGGGTGGCATGCTGACCAAGATTCTGGCGGCCAAGCGGGCGGCGGGTTCGGGTGCATCGACCGTCATCGCCTGGGGGCGCGAGCAGAACGCGCTGCTGCGCCTGGTGGCGGGTGAGGCAATTGGCACCTTGCTGGTGGCCGATACCCACAAGAACCAAGCTCGCAAGCAATGGATGATGGACCACCTGCAGATGCATGGCTATGTGACGGTGGATGCTGGTGCTGCGCAAAAGCTGCGCAGCGAAGGCAAGAGCCTGCTGCCCATCGGCATGGTCAGCGTGCATGGCGAGTTCTCGCGCGGCGAAGTGATTGGCGTGCGCGACCCCGAAGGCATTGAGTTGGCGCGGGGCCTTGCCAACTATGGCAGTACCGAGGCGCGCCGCCTGTGCCGCAAGCCCTCTGGCGAATTCGAGCAACTGCTGGGCTATACCGGCGAGCCTGAAATGCTGCACCGTGACAACATGGTGCTGACCGGCCACTGA